In Ignavibacteriales bacterium, a single window of DNA contains:
- a CDS encoding ATP-binding protein — MIDNFLAQSQEEHLTLDFKVVNRPDLSHSDDKKNLAKALSGFANSSGGIIIWGVDARKNTDGVDCACGKREIKPLSLFISRLNELTGEGVSPTVSAVRHRSITVAEDSGFAVTIVPESESCPHMAKLGEDRYYKRSGDSFYKMEHYDLEDMFGRRKKPKLNLITKFAFAGGGTNAGSKHVNVQITFALENVGRGPAKAPLLALTIKSKHRLSEYGIDGNWNFGLDKLPHATGSLDHLFGGSSITVIHPGTYREVCAITCNINQYATQAESIVVDYLLASEETKATSGEYVIRGEDIFQFALSQFTKIR, encoded by the coding sequence GTGATCGACAACTTCCTTGCCCAGTCCCAAGAGGAACACCTCACGCTCGACTTCAAGGTTGTTAACCGCCCAGATCTGAGCCATTCAGACGACAAGAAAAATCTGGCAAAGGCATTGTCCGGCTTTGCAAACTCTAGCGGAGGAATTATTATTTGGGGTGTTGATGCTCGTAAGAATACCGATGGTGTTGATTGTGCTTGTGGAAAGAGAGAAATCAAACCGTTATCGTTATTCATATCACGACTAAATGAGCTCACGGGCGAGGGTGTCTCCCCAACGGTGTCCGCAGTAAGACACCGATCAATAACAGTGGCTGAAGACTCTGGATTTGCAGTAACGATTGTCCCAGAAAGCGAATCGTGCCCACACATGGCAAAACTGGGAGAAGATCGCTACTACAAACGAAGTGGAGATAGCTTCTACAAGATGGAACATTACGACCTCGAGGATATGTTCGGCCGTCGAAAGAAACCCAAGCTGAACCTGATCACAAAATTCGCTTTTGCAGGTGGAGGAACAAACGCAGGAAGTAAGCATGTCAATGTCCAAATCACATTTGCCTTGGAGAATGTTGGGAGGGGTCCAGCAAAAGCTCCTCTTTTGGCTCTTACAATAAAGAGTAAACATCGACTCTCCGAATATGGTATAGACGGAAATTGGAACTTTGGGCTCGATAAATTACCTCATGCGACAGGATCGCTCGACCATCTTTTCGGTGGTTCCTCGATCACGGTGATTCATCCCGGCACCTACCGGGAGGTCTGTGCGATCACATGCAACATCAATCAGTACGCTACACAGGCAGAAAGTATTGTCGTGGACTATTTACTTGCATCAGAGGAAACAAAAGCTACTTCAGGTGAATATGTAATACGAGGTGAAGACATTTTTCAATTTGCACTATCTCAATTCACGAAGATTAGATGA
- a CDS encoding WG repeat-containing protein: protein MKTTNLLMTILIIASIQVLFFGSAISQNYFRSDLPELIPYRAGDRSGFCDRNKKIVIPLKYDYCAPFNEGIAAVNLNGKWGFIDKNGVEKIAVKYDQVGYLNRGFVRVILNKKEGVLYKDGKQITPIKYDAIQVPLSASQLKQVSTNLYQPPPFEGGIAFVKMNGRYGLIDTTGKELTSIEYEFIFFDSSGTLAKMGKDNKYGVIDNKGTEVIPMKYRTIVFTDNLFGVEMNNKYGIIDRTGREIIPIQYDNITQFVEGMSWAQINGLWALFNREGKEIIPPTYTEKSNFMEGVAWVKLNGFWGVIDKSGREIIPYKYEDWGDFYHGIAWVQSKGLMGIINRVGTWIVFPKYDGANFFKEGSAAVQLKNRWGFINENGAEIIPTYFDKVTVFHNGFTMVELNQRWGFYDKEGSQITQVKFLDVRDFNEGFAAVMDTTYKWGFINSQGIEVIPPKYYDVGDFENGLAFVRPWAPQGSGGYIDKNGVEYFNTK from the coding sequence ATGAAAACCACAAACCTACTTATGACCATTTTAATCATCGCATCCATCCAAGTACTATTCTTCGGAAGTGCGATATCTCAAAATTATTTCAGGTCAGACTTGCCAGAACTAATACCATATCGGGCTGGGGATAGATCTGGATTTTGTGATCGAAATAAGAAAATTGTCATTCCTTTGAAATATGATTATTGTGCACCATTCAACGAAGGAATTGCTGCTGTAAATCTAAATGGCAAGTGGGGTTTCATTGACAAAAATGGAGTCGAAAAGATAGCGGTCAAATATGATCAAGTTGGTTACCTTAATAGAGGTTTCGTGAGGGTAATCCTCAATAAGAAAGAAGGAGTTTTATACAAAGACGGGAAGCAAATAACTCCAATCAAATACGACGCAATTCAAGTTCCACTATCAGCTTCCCAACTGAAGCAAGTATCCACTAATTTATACCAACCGCCACCTTTCGAAGGCGGCATAGCATTCGTGAAGATGAATGGGCGCTATGGGTTGATAGATACGACGGGCAAAGAGTTAACGTCAATTGAATACGAATTTATTTTCTTCGATTCTTCAGGCACGTTGGCAAAGATGGGTAAGGATAACAAATATGGCGTCATAGATAATAAGGGGACAGAAGTCATACCAATGAAATATCGAACTATAGTTTTTACAGATAACCTCTTCGGTGTAGAAATGAACAATAAATATGGAATAATAGACAGAACTGGCAGAGAGATTATTCCAATACAGTACGACAATATAACCCAATTCGTCGAGGGTATGTCATGGGCGCAGATTAATGGACTCTGGGCGCTCTTCAATCGAGAGGGGAAAGAAATTATTCCTCCTACGTATACAGAAAAGAGTAATTTCATGGAAGGAGTCGCATGGGTGAAGCTCAACGGATTCTGGGGAGTAATAGACAAATCTGGCAGAGAAATTATTCCATATAAATATGAAGATTGGGGGGACTTCTATCATGGCATTGCATGGGTGCAATCGAAAGGATTAATGGGAATCATTAACAGAGTAGGTACATGGATCGTCTTTCCAAAGTACGACGGTGCAAATTTCTTTAAAGAAGGTAGTGCTGCAGTTCAGCTGAAAAACCGATGGGGTTTCATAAACGAAAACGGTGCGGAGATAATACCAACATATTTTGACAAGGTGACTGTCTTTCACAACGGATTTACGATGGTTGAACTGAATCAACGCTGGGGATTCTATGACAAAGAAGGATCTCAGATCACACAAGTAAAGTTCCTCGATGTAAGAGATTTCAATGAGGGGTTTGCTGCAGTTATGGATACAACATACAAATGGGGGTTCATCAATTCTCAAGGAATCGAGGTCATACCACCTAAGTACTATGATGTCGGCGACTTTGAAAACGGGTTGGCATTTGTTAGACCCTGGGCTCCACAGGGAAGTGGTGGCTATATTGACAAGAACGGAGTGGAATATTTCAATACTAAATAA